Within Vigna unguiculata cultivar IT97K-499-35 chromosome 2, ASM411807v1, whole genome shotgun sequence, the genomic segment ATAGAAAAAACATTCACTAAcataatttcaacaaaaaaagcaacacacataattgattatatgaCTCTAACCTGAATTGAATGGTTGGATCCAACATAGTATTGATCAACGGTCTTGAGCCAGCCAACATCATCATGAGAATGAGCAACGAGATGAACATTCAATTTGCCTGGTACAATACCTGCTCCAGTGTTGTATTTAACACAAACTACGGAACTACATAAAAAAAGCAGGAGAATAACACAAAAACACTCTGAAACTATAGTCATTTTCTCTGACATTTTTCACCCCTGAATGGACCAGGTTTGTGTTTAGGAGTGTAGGCCTAAGAAGGTTTTGATTGTGAAGTTAATGAACTTTCAGCCTTCACACTTCAATGAATAAGTAGAGACGGCAAAAATAAGTCTGCATACAAATTTATTGAGAAACaatagtataatttattttgaaccAGTTAAATTTGACTTTCCCAAAATTTTgagtatttttcaatttattttctatttagaaTATGTTCATTTAATAAGATGACAGTTATTTTGAACACAGAAAGAGAAAGTTGGACAAtgaattagagaaaaaaaatataaataatagtcaTCTCATTTCatttatagttaaattaaatagataatatttagataaattaacgaagttaaatatttaatagagacgtattgttttttaatattaattaaaaatatttaaatttataaaatacataaaacttgattaagtttttataatttactacagtttttttataaaatttatgttagaCATTATCATGTGCTTTGTACTTTGACGTCTCAGCCATCTTCACATACCAATTAAGTTCTATCATTTCTCATCatattgaaataattgattacAATTAAAGATATCTTGGCCTTCTTCACATACCAAACATCatattgaaataattgattacAATTAAAGATAACTATTTTGAGTGAACGttacaaacaaaaatcaagaaaaaatcattaaaaaaatgtttgaaataaATGAGAACTTATGAGAGTTATAAAAgatgttataaataataaataagtaacgGGTGAATAGtcttaaatgttattaaatattacacCATTAAATATTCAGAAATCTTTCAATAAAGATAtaaagattttaatatatttgaaataatcaTATCAAAAGACAAGTATACTCCTCATgtgatatttttcaaattcatcctcattttaatgaaatattgacATAGATAAAATATAGATACTAGAAACAGTCAacttttttaattgagtataaagataaaaataaatatatacataattgtCTAGTTTTTATCTCCATCCATATTTAATcatcttataataattttataataattttgattacacatttttttatagttaaattCAAAtggtgtattataattttttcatttattaaataatataaaaaacacatatttcattcttaatttttgttttatttaaagaacatttttgttaagtttttcaaaattaataaacttttttgttgttataattttatttatgtgtaattatgaatattttatatatattttttggtgaaaaatgaaaaaggaacaaataaatttattcgtaatatgtaaatgatataaacttttatttgaGAGATAAAAATGAGATAATAAAACTTGTTTCACCCGTCATCTATAATATACATGAAGGCTTAAGAAGATATTATAACTCAACCAATAGTAGAATAAGAATGgtgtaaaaagaaagaaatttaagtattttgttCCCCaaccatattttaaattttaccatgttagtatataattatttaatgaaatgaaaattatgaaaataagacTTTGATACGAGAAAAAACCACCTGAAGGAATTAAGGTACTAtaagttttatcataattttaagtACTCTTAAAAAATACTATCGTTAAATATTGAAAGAaggatattaaataaaatttgaattttataaataaataaataaaattttggtgGAGGGTTTTTTGGTAGAAGAAAATAACTGAAGTTTGAGAATGTGCTGTGATAAATTACTAACATATTTAGAAACAATTTAGTCTTGGAATTATTATACTTTTCCAGAAGCTACATATTTGTTCAAAGCAACGGTTGCACAAAATATGGTCTgtctaaaaatgaaaatttaaacttGAGCATTTCGGAAAAGTAAtcatacttttttaaaaacaataaattatttataaatgtttttatatattaacacGGTATCCAAAGTTTATCACCTAGGACTCATATGAACATAGTTTCTTAATATTGTCAAATCAATCTCGACATTAAAAGAAAGTCTTATTAAAGGAtttaaaccaaataaaaaaatatcaaaatgatttttttaatggaCCCGTACTTCAAAGATGAAACTACAGCACTATAAATCCTCCCTTTCAAAATTATgcacaaataataaaattttaaagtcaCAACTAAAATTTGTTTTCGCGACAGAGTTTATTACTCTATTTAATTTCTATAGCACAAAAACATAGCAGTCACTAAATTCTTTCTTCACGACACAGGATAACCTAAGAATATTtgtatacaaataaaaaaaaaatgtaacattaaAGTGAAACGGATTACCATAAATATCGAGATGAggttaaaaaatacatttaaatgtAGGAACTTCCTTCTGTATAAAAATAGTTCTTTGAAGCACTTCTCACATGATATGCTCCAACCAAGAATAAGACATGAGAATGAGAATGAAGACCATTTTTAACCATACACAATATTCAACAATACATGCATTGAGTTCCAATTACCTGCGGATAGACACAAATTGGAACATGCTAAAAATAGTTTCCGATTACTAACAGCCGCGAAAATGCTACCAACAAAATAAAACCATACATGGCAAAGTTACTTCTTTTCCTCCTCCTCTGATGGCTTGTCATCGTTCTTCTGTTGAGGCTGGATAAACAATACGATCACAAAACTGATAGAAGCATAGcataggatatatatatatatatatatatatatatatatatatatatatatatatatatatatatatatatatatatatatatatatagagagagagagagagagagagagagagagagcaaaATACCATGTGCCCCACCCCATAAGCAAAGAAAATGTTCAAATTTGAGATAGTAAGTAGCACTAGGCATAAAATATCAGAAGCTTAGTACCAAAATTAATCTATGTATAAAAATCTTGTTATCCATCCAAAAAAGCACATCTAAAAATATACTATTACAGCAAATACTTGTCACGGAACTTCAAGCACAATATTAACCCTgataatacattaaaaaataaaataaaaaagaaagcaCACAACCACTGATGAGAGTGagataatttcaaaacttgGGCTATTAAGAACATTCATTTTCTAACTCCATCTAATAGTGAACGTTGTGCTGTCTTATTgtgtttcaatattaaaaattaaagccCACGACTGTCCTCATGGCCTTCAATGGGCAGACATCATAAACGCTTCACACAGTATTTCCATTAGTAGTAGGATATTACCAAGCAAATTCGACTACTTTcgaataatgaaaaaaatatatcaattagaGGAGGAGAGAGTGGAAAGGTTACAGTAGGCCAAGAACTGTAACTATGCCTGCACAGAAATCCTCTAATACGATTTCTTTCAAATCGAATGTATCTTTTTCCATAGTAGAAAGACTAACCTCAGACTGATTTTGCATGGACGCCAGTAAATCCTTGACAGAAGGATCATTTGGGTCAACCCCAGGAAGCTGCAGAAGCAATGAATTATTATTTAGCGCAAAAAGTACACTGCATGAATACACTGTGTTCAAAgaactaaataaataaacattggATTTATAGACATACAGATGCAAGGATAGAAGATACAAAGGATTGATCAGCCAACAATTTGCTCATGTCCGACTGACTTGCTTGATCCTTTGCACTATCTGCTATTGACAACTGGAGAGCTGCAAGCAACAAATGCCAAAAACCGGAAAAGATCATAAACACCACTGAAGCTTTAATTGACTTAGAGATCGTAAGATAAAAACTAACATGTTAACCCTGTGTACATGTCATAGTAAGCTTATCAAAATCCTAAAAACAAGTAGCAGCTAGCTGAGAAAGTATGTAAATGCAGACAAAACAAACACTATTCATTGGAATCTATATGATAAAACCTATCTACTTCTCCAAATGCACACACGTGAAGAAATCTTCTCTGCACCATGTTGAAATTTGAAAAGTAGATTAAATTACTATATTTGATAACTAGTTCAATCATcaagatatatataaataaggcaTTTCTCCAAATGTGAAAAAATAGATTCACAATATGCAAAACAATTATCCATGTTTAATGGAAGAACTATGATCCACTTGGACACTTTAAAAAGGAATTGTGTATGTTTTCATACTGGACAAAAATAAAGTCATCATGTTCAACGCCTCGTGGGACACTTAAGTTTTACCGTCTTGAAGAGTATCCATGCCTATATCTATGTTTCTTATATCAAGACTGTAAAAGCACAAAACTCACCAAGAGCCAACTCGGGATCACTTGCAGATGCTTCTGACATATCTGTATCCTTTACATCATGGCTAATGGCAGGATCGTCCATTGACATTGCTAGTGCCTGCTGTAGAAGGGCATTCTCATCGTCCTGTTTCCATTAGAAGTCaatacaaataacaaaattactGCTATAATAGGGCATTCTCATACCATAAGATTCTCATAACCAACCATCATATCACGTGTAATGTTCTCAGCATTAGACATTGCTGCACTGGCATGATCAGTCATCGTTGCATCTTGTGAGCTGGCTTGCTGCTCACCTCCCTTCTCTTGATTGGAAGCATCTTCTGCGGCCTTCTTTGCAGCTGCTTCCTGCCTGGCTCTCTCTTCTTCCATTGAAACTCTTAGAGCAAGAGCCAATTCTGGATCCAAGTTTGGATCCACACCAAATTCAAATCCAGATACACCACCAGCTGCTGCTGCAGCTGCAGCTGCAGCAAAACCACTTCCACCTTCCCCATCACCGGTAAAAATAGGTGTACTGCCACAAACAACataatatgaatttattcaagttagacaaaaaaaaatgggagAAACAAGAGatcaaaaagaaaagtaaaacatgaaagtgaaccCATAAACCTTATAAGTACATCAGAAAGAGCATTTGGACCAGATGGAACATGTACGATGTGGCTGGTATCATTATTGTTAACAGCTGCAAGGAGTGCTTCCAGCTTCTCGGACTTCCCCTCGTCTTCTTCACCAAAATTAACAATATCAAGGGCAACACTgttttttttcaactttctcCCTATCATCTCCAACATCTTCTTTTCATGCTTGATAGGACTGAAAAACATTGAGATAATTAAGACAATAACAACAGAAGATACAACTTCAACAAGGAAAAAACATAGATACACATACCTTCCAGCAAAGACAATAATTCTCTGCTGTTGCTTTTTATTTTGCCGATGCTTAAGAGCCAGCTGTGCGACCTGAATGCCAGCAGCAAGGTTCATCTCACCACCTGTTTCTAGTCCTAAATGAGGGGGGAAACGAAATCATATTTCAACAAAAGCAGAATCCACAACGACACACTCATGGTAGAAAAATATATAGCAGACATGTTTGATTATGCGGGCAGAATCCACTCCCCACCAAAATTTGTTGAATAGCTCTAACTAAAATAGTATTAATTCTTTTTTGGATATTCTgatagtattttaattattaaattctgCAAAGCATACTCTTTAGAGTTTACAAGTTGAGTCATTGAGTCTACATGTCAAGTTCATGGAAGTTCTGAGTTTGCGTAGACTAAAGTTTGACAAACCTGTTATCTCCTATATATTAACGAGtgacttaaaaaatatacaagaaCATCAGAATTAAAtcatgaagaaattgaaggtaGTTATGCAATAATCCTCacatcataattttaattattttgtcaatatttttatGGAaccaatattaaaaaacaattccGTCATACAATTAACTTTTTTGTATAGAAAGCACAGAATGATTTCTGGATTTCCAAGATACGTGATGCTTGTATCAGCCATTTTAGTTACTACTCTAGTTGTTTTAACCTAAGTAATTTTATAAGCGCACAGGATAACAAAACACCAATTCTAATAATAAAACTACAATAACTTTAGCCAATTCATAAAAAGGTTAGATTTACCAACAGGGCATGGTCCAAACAACAATCTAGAGCAGCAACACAAtaataaaagggaaaaaaaaaattaatgaagtaCTGACCATGCATGCAGGCTAAGATCTTGCCCAGATCACTGGTAGGGGTGACTAAAACTCGAACGCCTTTCCCTGCCATTGTGAGAACTCCCACTGTATTTTCTGGATTAGACTGTATgcattattaaaatcaaaacaattCGTCAGCACAGGTGAACCTATACAATTAGTTGAACTTCGAATTTGAAAACCTAATCTGAATCAcaacatcaacaaaaaaaatacgcTTAGTTCACCCTATCACTAGCCTGCTTTAACATTCCCATTTCCGAGTCTCATCCTATTCCAACTAATTTTcgaaaactaaataaattaatgaaacgataacaaatataaaagagaaaGGGGGGAAATGTAAAAGCAGAAACTGTAAGGTTTAGCATAACCTAACCTGAGTCTTTGCACCGCAAATAAGATTGACAGCGTCTGCTTGAGCTTGAAATCGAGAAGGAGCGTAATCCCCGTTACGCATCCATTCCGAATTGTCGATACAGATCATTGTCGCCTGTTGAAGAAAGAAACACGATGAAACTAGTGTTACCGTAACATCAAtgaaaaacccaaaaattgatTGCTATGGTTGGTGAAATCAACACGAGAGGGGAAATCGGGAATTACCTCGAGCACCATTGTTGAAGATTCAGAAGCTAAAGACTGAAAGAACTTCGCTGTGAAACCAAACCCACCTCTTAATTCTCTGAAACTAATAATCTGGTGCAGCGTACTACAGAGGGGGACGGAACTTGTTGGGCCTACTAAAACAGGCCTGTCTCAATTTATTAGCGGTTTTCCTTCTTGCACCCCATTAGTTGAAAAAGACTAAAGTACCCTCATTCATTTTACTATATCACTTATGCTGGAGgaataagagaaaaaagaatGCTGTAAAggaaaaaacacacacacaaaagagCTTGTTAATGGAATGTATTTCGTGTGTTAAGAAAGATTTTGTTAAAATGCATCTTATGTGTTCAAGCGTATTTTGAAAAAAActcattttacaaaatattgtatatatttcataaaatttgtttagaaatcttattttaaaaatcctGTTCTAGAAATATTAATCTGTAAAAATACCTTAAGCTTGTATTTGTTTCTAAAACTAGAAAGAGTACCAGCAAGGAAAAGCAGGTAAAGCCCGAAAATTAAAACatgaaattacaaaaatcaagaCGTGAAACTTTCTATATTGAGATGCGAATAAAGtcgattttaaatatttaactaaaaaaataaacgtgatctattaattaataaaatatttaatttttattataagataataaatcgttcaacatatataaacataaacaataaataaatatttatattttaatatcaatttattcttaaatatatatttttatttattaaagttgtacaataattattattttaatctaaaatttattttatcttttgttctGGTAAACCCAATCAGTTTTACATCACTTAAGAGTCGAGGTCAAGTACAATTTCAATATCCACCCTCCACTCTTTGAGATgtcttttaaagacaaaaccgTGACGACAGTCCAGAGCAAACAATATCTCGATAATGCAATGGTCGTTCCTAAAATATAGTTGTCCGAAATGACTTGAGTTGGATTAGAAcatctttaatttatattttcaaaacttattttataaaatataatataaatatattaatatacaattaaatttattctatCAAATCAATTAAATCTCATATCAACTTAAGAAAACACAAACTTGAAAAATGCATTCAAAATCTCACAAGTAAGCCATCcatatttagttttcttttgcaaaatgTTAATATCTTGTTATAACCCTTTTGTAGATTAAGATTTTCTAACTCTTCTTCATTCAGTTAGTTGATTGATGTGTTGTAAACCGGGTTATAAAAACACCAAAACCTTTGATAACAGTAGTAACCCAAACATTATTCAGTTTAATAGTGATTGTGCGTGAGTAGGTGTTACTGGATTATAAAAACCCAAAAACCAACCTTTGATAGTAATAGTAGCGCAGAAATTATTCAGTTTAACCGTGATTGTGTGCATTTTCACTTTGTTATGCAGAGAACAAAAGTTAAAGATGGATTATATAAAGTATTTCGATTTAACTCATAACACTAAGCAATCTCAAGACAATGGAGGAGATGAATCATGGATTATATCATGAGGATCATTTTCATAGCTTGGAAATGATGCATCTGCTTGAGTCCTTGACACATGATCAAGATAAGAGAGACAAAGATCTTTAGTCCCTGAGGAGCTTCCTTCCTCACTTATTGATGTTGCAGTAAGGAGTGCAGAAGAATAACTTTGTCTCTCCTTCACTCTTCTCTGCCATTTAGAGAGTGATTTTCTCACATTTTCAGACACCACGGTCTTCTTGAACCTTGACCCCATCTGCATTCACATAACAAACATCATTAACTGTAATAGTTCAGCAGTGCAAGatacaaaatgatttttttaactcCAACAAAAATGAGCAAGAACTTGACCTGTGTGATGATAACGTAGAGAGGAAACGTTATAAAGCTACACCACACTTGGGAGATGACCCTGTGGCAACAAAAGAGCAAAAGTGGATACTAATTTTGGTGGATTTGTGATTCAATTTAATCTGTAAAAAGAGCAAGAACATTGACAAAAAAAGTAACACATACATACCCGAATGACAAGCGAATCACAATAAAGGTTCGGTTGTTCATGAAGCAAGAAGGATCTTTAATTTCCCACTGAACCCAAAATAAAGGCAACAATTCAAGATAATGCAAGTTTACCATTTTTCCCAAGTTCTCACTTTAATCCAGAATATTATGTACTGTCATATGAACGAAATGTCAGTTTCTTACCAAAGACCATAGGAATGTAGCCATTTCAAATGCATTCTGAAATATTACAACAGGGAGAAAGAATATAAGTGTATCAGCAATGAAAAAGCAAAATGGAAACAGAATATTACTTACCAAGAAGGAAATCAATTGAATTAACCGTAATAGGAACCTGGGCTTTCCAAACCAAAAGAGTTCATCTCTTAAGTTAAATTGGTGAGGTTTCAAATTTGGGCAACGATTTATTATTTCAACAGCCAACTTTACTACCACTCGATGCAATTTAGTACCAATAATGAGGATCAACTAGAATGCAAGTCAATAAAAGGAAAATCATTAGTGAAATGTAATAACTAGTATATGGTAAGTGGAAAAGCTCTAGCAAACAATATCAGGACTTACTATTGCTGGAACGAAGGAAAGCCAAAAGTAAAAGTTGCTACCTGAATGAAAATTATGAAGTTTAGTTTCAAACTAGGTCCATAAAAACTAGCATAATATATCAAAAACATAAGACTATGCCACAGTTAAGCAAGAACATAAACAAGCTTAACAGTCTAAAAGAAAGTAATAGTTTTCATCGTCACAACACCCTGCAATATATATGGCTGATGTTGCATATTATTTCTGCATGTCACTCTTCCCATAAGGAATCATCACAACACCCTATAATATATATGTCTGAGCCTGTGTACACAAGGAATTGTCACCACTTTTaaccaaaatcttaagacaatggattttatgagtttttttactttatatatatggTGTTCAATTTTCTCATTTATATTTTACCTTATGTGAGACTTAGATTTACACTTGAATTCGTAACATACTATCACGTTTGAGCAACATGCTTTTAAGCTAAAGCTTACCATGAAAATTTAGGAACATACAGCAGATGGCATATACCCAGAGAAGTACACTGCAAAACAAGTTCAGAAACTATGAAATTTGTTTCACGAGCCAGACCAACATATACCACAAACAAAGAAGTAGAAAAATATAGCtaatcatagaaaaaaaatctccCTATTTAATTAAGTTGTCCTTAAAAATCTATATAGTATGACTCTAGCAAATTCATCTGAATTGAGGAACAGTACCTAACTCCAACAATGTCACGAAATTCCTCATCCATGCTTCGAAGCATATAGTTGTGGAAATCGTATGTTGTAGGAAGATCGTGGTTCTATAGAACACCAgaacaaagaagaaaaggaagaaatattaGCTAGTAAACTTAAATTCTCATCTTCAGTTATTCATCTCCACCTTTTTTTGCACAATGAGAAGAAAAGTAGAAAAAGGTTACAACGTTCTCTTATGAGTCATGCATGACTAATTAACTTCCcttttttgttttcagtttGATGTATTGTACAGAAATATATAACACGTActacacgaaaaaaaaaaatcaatatctCCATTAATTTCCTCCATCAACTTGGTGTTGTGTTGTTATTCATTCAGTTCAAAACTATGGACTTATTATGGCTTATCTAAACTTTTTTCTTTGATGGAAGATACTGGTATGCTGTGACAAAAAATTTACTCACAGTAATGAAGCCTAAGCGCAATGCCATGTAATCA encodes:
- the LOC114173170 gene encoding MLO-like protein 4 isoform X3, whose protein sequence is MGEENGEGRSLAETPTYAVATVIAVLVSFSFLFQGTLKKLVKWLDRTKRKSLLSALEKIKEELMLFGLLSLLMGHWIIFVAKICVKSSVISSRFFPCPLEKNSVKRVVWLSSEYSNRTVVKGQVNNGLRNYCPEGHESLACYESLEQLHRFVFVLGVTHVTYSFLAVALAMIKIYSWRTWENEAKTIAVQSIQDTSQSTSSIRLRRLNTFIFHHTSHPWSHHKILVWLLCFSRQFWSSIHRADYMALRLGFITNHDLPTTYDFHNYMLRSMDEEFRDIVGVSVLLWVYAICCMFLNFHGSNFYFWLSFVPAILILIIGTKLHRVVVKLAVEIINRCPNLKPHQFNLRDELFWFGKPRFLLRLIQLISFLNAFEMATFLWSLWEIKDPSCFMNNRTFIVIRLSFGVISQVWCSFITFPLYVIITQMGSRFKKTVVSENVRKSLSKWQRRVKERQSYSSALLTATSISEEGSSSGTKDLCLSYLDHVSRTQADASFPSYENDPHDIIHDSSPPLS
- the LOC114173170 gene encoding MLO-like protein 4 isoform X1 gives rise to the protein MGEENGEGRSLAETPTYAVATVIAVLVSFSFLFQGTLKKLVKWLDRTKRKSLLSALEKIKEELMLFGLLSLLMGHWIIFVAKICVKSSVISSRFFPCPLEKNSVKRVVWLSSEYSNRTVVKGQVNNGLRNYCPEGHESLACYESLEQLHRFVFVLGVTHVTYSFLAVALAMIKIYSWRTWENEAKTIAVQSIQDTSQSTSSIRLRRLNTFIFHHTSHPWSHHKILVWLLCFSRQFWSSIHRADYMALRLGFITNHDLPTTYDFHNYMLRSMDEEFRDIVGVSVLLWVYAICCMFLNFHGSNFYFWLSFVPAILILIIGTKLHRVVVKLAVEIINRCPNLKPHQFNLRDELFWFGKPRFLLRLIQLISFLVSNILFPFCFFIADTLIFFLPVVIFQNAFEMATFLWSLWEIKDPSCFMNNRTFIVIRLSFGVISQVWCSFITFPLYVIITQMGSRFKKTVVSENVRKSLSKWQRRVKERQSYSSALLTATSISEEGSSSGTKDLCLSYLDHVSRTQADASFPSYENDPHDIIHDSSPPLS
- the LOC114173170 gene encoding MLO-like protein 4 isoform X2 is translated as MGEENGEGRSLAETPTYAVATVIAVLVSFSFLFQGTLKKLWLDRTKRKSLLSALEKIKEELMLFGLLSLLMGHWIIFVAKICVKSSVISSRFFPCPLEKNSVKRVVWLSSEYSNRTVVKGQVNNGLRNYCPEGHESLACYESLEQLHRFVFVLGVTHVTYSFLAVALAMIKIYSWRTWENEAKTIAVQSIQDTSQSTSSIRLRRLNTFIFHHTSHPWSHHKILVWLLCFSRQFWSSIHRADYMALRLGFITNHDLPTTYDFHNYMLRSMDEEFRDIVGVSVLLWVYAICCMFLNFHGSNFYFWLSFVPAILILIIGTKLHRVVVKLAVEIINRCPNLKPHQFNLRDELFWFGKPRFLLRLIQLISFLVSNILFPFCFFIADTLIFFLPVVIFQNAFEMATFLWSLWEIKDPSCFMNNRTFIVIRLSFGVISQVWCSFITFPLYVIITQMGSRFKKTVVSENVRKSLSKWQRRVKERQSYSSALLTATSISEEGSSSGTKDLCLSYLDHVSRTQADASFPSYENDPHDIIHDSSPPLS
- the LOC114174258 gene encoding 26S proteasome non-ATPase regulatory subunit 4 homolog isoform X2 codes for the protein MVLEATMICIDNSEWMRNGDYAPSRFQAQADAVNLICGAKTQSNPENTVGVLTMAGKGVRVLVTPTSDLGKILACMHGLETGGEMNLAAGIQVAQLALKHRQNKKQQQRIIVFAGSPIKHEKKMLEMIGRKLKKNSVALDIVNFGEEDEGKSEKLEALLAAVNNNDTSHIVHVPSGPNALSDVLISTPIFTGDGEGGSGFAAAAAAAAAGGVSGFEFGVDPNLDPELALALRVSMEEERARQEAAAKKAAEDASNQEKGGEQQASSQDATMTDHASAAMSNAENITRDMMVGYENLMQALAMSMDDPAISHDVKDTDMSEASASDPELALALQLSIADSAKDQASQSDMSKLLADQSFVSSILASLPGVDPNDPSVKDLLASMQNQSEPQQKNDDKPSEEEEKK
- the LOC114174258 gene encoding 26S proteasome non-ATPase regulatory subunit 4 homolog isoform X1, whose protein sequence is MVLEATMICIDNSEWMRNGDYAPSRFQAQADAVNLICGAKTQSNPENTVGVLTMAGKGVRVLVTPTSDLGKILACMHGLETGGEMNLAAGIQVAQLALKHRQNKKQQQRIIVFAGSPIKHEKKMLEMIGRKLKKNSVALDIVNFGEEDEGKSEKLEALLAAVNNNDTSHIVHVPSGPNALSDVLISTPIFTGDGEGGSGFAAAAAAAAAGGVSGFEFGVDPNLDPELALALRVSMEEERARQEAAAKKAAEDASNQEKGGEQQASSQDATMTDHASAAMSNAENITRDMMDDENALLQQALAMSMDDPAISHDVKDTDMSEASASDPELALALQLSIADSAKDQASQSDMSKLLADQSFVSSILASLPGVDPNDPSVKDLLASMQNQSEPQQKNDDKPSEEEEKK